The following proteins are co-located in the Massilia litorea genome:
- a CDS encoding efflux RND transporter periplasmic adaptor subunit, producing MIRDTSHQDTVVTAPPGQKTKRRALLIGGALALIAVSALLLKSWRDSEHSVSASRLRIAEVSRGTLVRDASVNGRVVAAVSPTLFSTAPATVNLKVAAGDTVKRGDVLAVLESPDLSDALKREQSTYEQLKAEVARQQILSRKQKLLAQREADVAEIERLSAQRTLERYESVAQVGVIAKIDYQKAKDALNSAGIRARHATQAATLEGDDVALAIRTKTNEMERARLSMANAQRRVDELTVRAPVDGFIGTLNVQNRMVVAANAPLMTLVDLSRLEVELEVPETYVSDMGLGMTAEITLPSGTASGKLVALSPEVVKNQVLARVRFDGEQPKGLRQSQRVTARLLIEEKPNVLMLPRGPFVESEGGRFAYVVQDGIATRTPIQLGATSISAVEIVKGLKSGDKVVVAGTDTFENANRISINR from the coding sequence AAAACGAAACGTCGCGCCCTGCTGATCGGCGGCGCCCTCGCATTGATCGCCGTGTCCGCCCTGCTGCTGAAAAGCTGGCGCGACAGCGAGCATTCGGTCAGCGCCAGCCGCCTGCGCATCGCCGAAGTCAGCCGCGGCACCCTGGTGCGCGACGCTTCCGTCAACGGCCGTGTCGTTGCCGCCGTCAGCCCGACCCTGTTCTCGACCGCGCCGGCCACCGTCAATTTGAAAGTCGCGGCCGGCGACACCGTCAAACGGGGCGACGTCCTCGCCGTGCTCGAATCGCCCGACCTGTCCGACGCCCTGAAACGCGAACAATCCACTTACGAACAATTGAAAGCCGAGGTCGCGCGCCAGCAGATCCTGTCGCGCAAGCAGAAGCTCCTCGCCCAGCGCGAAGCCGACGTCGCCGAGATCGAGCGCCTGTCGGCCCAGCGCACACTCGAGCGCTACGAGAGCGTGGCGCAGGTCGGCGTCATCGCCAAGATCGACTACCAGAAAGCCAAGGACGCCCTGAACTCGGCCGGCATCCGCGCCAGACACGCCACGCAAGCGGCCACGCTGGAAGGCGACGACGTGGCGCTCGCCATCCGCACCAAGACCAACGAGATGGAGCGCGCCCGCCTGTCGATGGCGAACGCCCAGCGCCGCGTCGACGAACTGACGGTGCGCGCCCCGGTCGACGGTTTTATCGGCACCCTGAACGTGCAGAACCGGATGGTCGTCGCGGCCAACGCGCCCCTGATGACCCTGGTCGACCTGTCGCGCCTGGAAGTCGAACTCGAGGTACCGGAAACCTATGTGTCCGACATGGGCCTGGGCATGACGGCCGAAATCACCCTGCCTTCCGGTACCGCCAGCGGCAAGCTGGTCGCCCTGTCGCCGGAAGTCGTGAAAAACCAGGTGCTGGCCCGGGTCCGTTTCGACGGCGAGCAACCAAAAGGCCTGCGCCAGAGCCAGCGCGTCACGGCGCGCCTCCTGATCGAAGAAAAGCCGAACGTCCTGATGCTGCCGCGCGGCCCCTTCGTCGAAAGCGAAGGCGGACGCTTCGCCTACGTGGTCCAGGATGGCATCGCGACCCGTACCCCGATCCAGCTGGGCGCCACCAGCATCTCCGCCGTCGAAATCGTCAAAGGCCTGAAATCGGGCGACAAGGTCGTCGTCGCCGGTACCGACACCTTCGAGAACGCGAACCGCATCTCGATCAACCGTTAA